From one Melioribacteraceae bacterium genomic stretch:
- a CDS encoding TetR/AcrR family transcriptional regulator — MARLTTEERQKTIIDEAINIIHEGGYESLSIRELAGKVKISEPAIYRHFLNKEDIILGILSRIGEFDHKLEAHLDNGKIAADKLRRFIQFHFDFLQKNKEMTSVLFSEDIFNQSDLLKQKLMKIIKYRKSLLTSIVDQGKAENNFKSIETGDIVTMILGFIRLTVLEWRLGGFGFNLSSKGDKIFSTITEMIGK; from the coding sequence ATGGCACGTTTAACAACAGAAGAAAGACAAAAAACAATTATTGATGAAGCAATAAATATAATTCATGAGGGGGGATACGAATCTTTATCAATTCGTGAATTAGCCGGTAAAGTTAAGATTAGTGAACCGGCTATTTATCGTCACTTTTTGAATAAAGAAGATATTATATTGGGGATATTATCCCGTATTGGAGAGTTCGATCATAAACTTGAAGCTCACTTAGACAACGGAAAAATAGCAGCAGATAAGTTAAGACGGTTTATCCAGTTTCATTTCGATTTTCTGCAAAAAAATAAAGAAATGACCTCGGTTCTTTTTTCAGAAGATATCTTTAACCAGAGCGACCTTTTGAAACAAAAACTTATGAAAATAATTAAATACCGGAAGAGTTTACTTACATCAATTGTCGATCAAGGAAAAGCCGAGAATAACTTTAAAAGCATTGAAACAGGTGATATAGTTACGATGATTTTAGGATTTATTCGTTTAACAGTTTTGGAATGGCGGCTCGGGGGTTTTGGATTTAATCTCTCGAGTAAAGGTGATAAAATTTTTAGTACAATAACGGAAATGATCGGGAAATAA
- a CDS encoding ATP-binding protein, translated as MNSITQQNYWYAFDTYLLYERWFSLMKNIFSKKTEIVLNQYKHLIELSPEPIVVLNEDRIIFANEEALNLFGADNDNDLINNSMLDFVEESHKNKARNSLSKIISSGEDSVIAEVRIVNLKNEPHYIQGIASEIYFENKKAILVMMRDISKMKVREDELEKIAEEAKKIEQMKSQFLMQMSHEIRSPLHAMIIAINLLEEELNMDNIFAYPNYFRVIKSSSRRITKTVDLILNSAELTSNLYNPVFKEVDLNLILSHLITEFKDNADIKRLKLNLISTTGHTKTIGDEYSLMQIFSNLIDNAIKFTDKGQVELILKRDSDFNLIVEITDTGIGISQDYLSKIFNDFTQESNGYSRKFEGAGLGMSVVKKFCDLNDIEIKIASEVGIGTKITLIFITKQELK; from the coding sequence ATGAATTCAATAACACAACAAAATTATTGGTATGCTTTTGATACTTATTTGTTATATGAGAGATGGTTTTCTTTAATGAAGAATATCTTTTCAAAAAAAACAGAAATCGTTCTGAATCAGTATAAACATTTAATTGAATTATCACCCGAACCGATTGTAGTTCTTAACGAAGATAGAATAATTTTCGCCAATGAGGAGGCTCTAAATCTGTTCGGTGCAGATAACGATAATGATTTGATTAATAATTCAATGTTGGATTTTGTTGAAGAATCGCACAAAAATAAAGCACGCAACAGTCTATCTAAGATTATTTCAAGTGGTGAAGATTCGGTGATTGCGGAAGTAAGGATCGTTAATCTAAAAAATGAACCTCATTATATACAAGGTATTGCATCGGAAATTTATTTTGAAAATAAGAAAGCCATACTTGTTATGATGAGAGACATTAGCAAAATGAAGGTAAGAGAAGATGAACTGGAAAAAATTGCAGAAGAAGCTAAGAAAATTGAACAAATGAAATCGCAATTTCTCATGCAGATGTCTCATGAAATCAGATCCCCTCTTCATGCAATGATTATAGCGATAAATCTACTCGAAGAAGAATTAAACATGGATAACATCTTTGCATATCCAAATTATTTTAGAGTTATAAAGTCATCCAGTAGAAGAATAACTAAAACAGTTGATCTAATTTTAAATTCAGCTGAGTTAACCAGTAATCTTTATAATCCCGTATTTAAGGAGGTTGATCTCAACTTAATTCTTTCTCATCTAATAACTGAATTTAAAGATAATGCGGACATTAAAAGACTAAAACTAAATTTAATTTCCACAACGGGTCATACAAAAACTATCGGTGATGAATACAGTCTAATGCAAATATTTTCCAACCTGATAGATAATGCAATAAAATTTACAGATAAAGGACAAGTTGAACTAATTCTGAAGAGAGATAGTGATTTCAATCTTATTGTAGAGATAACGGATACCGGTATAGGAATATCCCAAGATTATTTATCAAAAATATTCAACGATTTTACACAGGAATCGAATGGATATAGTCGAAAATTTGAAGGAGCCGGCTTGGGAATGTCTGTTGTAAAAAAGTTTTGTGATCTGAACGATATTGAAATAAAAATTGCAAGTGAAGTAGGGATCGGTACGAAGATTACGTTAATATTTATAACTAAGCAGGAATTAAAATGA
- a CDS encoding ABC transporter ATP-binding protein yields MLTIEKLNTGYGKKQIVYDASMNVNSGEIVSIIGPNGAGKSTILKAVAGIIKTWSGSIKLDGKEISNNSTHKNILAGLTYSPQGNIVFDELKVMENLELGGFHLDKKKLRERIDLVLEIYPILKKRLNQIAGTLSGGEQQMLALSRALIPEPKLLLLDEPSLGLAPNLVEEIFSKLKEINKQLSLPMFIVEQKVKEILIISDKVYSVKLGKIAFDGNPSELIEDKEKLKNLFL; encoded by the coding sequence ATGCTAACGATTGAAAAACTAAATACCGGATATGGAAAGAAGCAGATTGTTTACGATGCTTCAATGAATGTTAATTCAGGTGAAATTGTTTCTATAATCGGTCCGAATGGAGCGGGGAAGTCGACGATTCTAAAAGCAGTTGCGGGAATAATTAAAACTTGGTCGGGTTCTATTAAGTTGGACGGAAAAGAGATTTCAAACAACAGCACTCATAAAAATATTTTAGCCGGTTTAACATACTCACCGCAGGGCAACATTGTTTTCGATGAATTAAAAGTGATGGAAAATCTTGAATTAGGCGGTTTTCATTTGGATAAGAAGAAATTACGAGAGCGAATCGATTTGGTACTTGAAATATATCCTATTTTGAAAAAGAGATTAAATCAAATTGCCGGAACATTAAGTGGAGGTGAGCAGCAGATGCTTGCACTTTCCAGAGCATTGATACCGGAACCGAAATTGCTTTTGTTAGATGAACCTTCACTTGGTTTAGCACCGAATTTAGTTGAAGAGATTTTCAGCAAGCTTAAAGAGATCAATAAGCAACTCTCCCTTCCGATGTTTATCGTCGAGCAGAAAGTAAAAGAGATACTAATAATAAGCGATAAAGTTTATTCAGTTAAGCTGGGTAAAATAGCGTTTGACGGGAATCCTTCTGAACTTATAGAGGATAAAGAAAAGTTAAAAAATCTCTTTCTGTAA
- a CDS encoding YtfJ family protein: MRTNKNQNIIRTICRLVVMICFISLSVSAQVEINKIPPEVFLDKENGGNIDGSSWLSKRLKGKINLLLYVAPDQQSNVQKFLEMIDKRNYSKDKFQVTLILNTEATWIPNSIIEGKVRGKAKEDTTKIYVLDKNEVVLNKWELSGDNPNILLISDNGVVVSLYSDELKEEVENELLSRIELQINKGESK, translated from the coding sequence ATGAGAACAAATAAGAATCAAAATATTATTAGAACTATATGCCGGTTAGTGGTAATGATTTGCTTTATATCGCTTTCGGTAAGCGCTCAGGTTGAAATAAATAAAATTCCGCCTGAAGTATTTTTGGATAAAGAAAACGGCGGAAATATTGATGGATCTTCATGGTTAAGTAAGAGACTAAAAGGAAAAATCAATTTGCTTTTATACGTTGCGCCCGATCAACAGAGCAATGTCCAAAAATTTCTTGAAATGATCGACAAACGGAATTATAGTAAGGATAAATTTCAAGTAACGCTTATACTAAACACCGAAGCAACTTGGATTCCCAATTCAATTATTGAAGGTAAAGTAAGAGGTAAAGCTAAAGAAGATACAACAAAAATTTATGTGCTCGATAAAAATGAAGTAGTATTGAACAAATGGGAGTTGTCCGGAGATAATCCGAATATTCTTCTAATTAGTGATAACGGTGTGGTTGTCTCTCTTTATTCGGATGAATTAAAGGAAGAGGTTGAAAACGAATTACTGAGCAGAATAGAATTACAAATAAATAAAGGAGAATCAAAATGA
- a CDS encoding DUF3943 domain-containing protein — protein sequence MKIKKVRIQLFLIILLLSSITAQTQNVSTKNLPYGLSAENKNYWQESTNGNTRVEKNYLIPAVEVVGLNLFVGAFNTYVSDQDFAKISFKTIGDNFETGFVWDEDNYLTNQFFHPFHGANYFNTARSNGLEFWESVPYAVGGSLMWEFFMENEPPSYNDLVNTSVTGITFGEISYRVSNLIIDESATGFERFFRELTSTVINPMHGFNRLIKGDMWRSGTSNNPQNYKIVISTGAHNVFFENDISKTYAAFRANLIYGNINDVKNHKSPFDYFSLHGEVNIAEGDDIIGIFASGVLTDKKVNLFNNSNNIIGLYKEVDFLSNQVYKLTATSLTGKLINRIDISSLVEMENNITASGILMGGTNSEYAAEEGKDYNLGPGASGSIGIKFLFDDFAEVYSNYKRYWIHTLAGADGEEFVGLLMTGINYHIFEKTTLGLEFLLYERYGEYEKYPDYSSSNAALRFYVKYSI from the coding sequence ATGAAAATCAAAAAAGTTAGGATACAGTTGTTTTTAATAATCCTTTTGCTGTCATCAATTACGGCACAAACTCAAAATGTTTCCACGAAAAATTTGCCTTATGGCTTATCTGCGGAGAATAAAAATTATTGGCAAGAAAGTACGAATGGAAATACGAGAGTTGAAAAGAATTACTTAATTCCTGCAGTAGAAGTTGTAGGTCTAAATTTGTTTGTCGGTGCATTTAACACTTATGTTTCTGATCAAGATTTTGCAAAAATAAGTTTCAAAACAATAGGCGATAATTTTGAAACCGGGTTTGTTTGGGATGAGGATAATTATTTAACAAATCAATTTTTTCATCCGTTTCACGGTGCAAATTATTTCAATACAGCAAGATCAAACGGGTTGGAGTTTTGGGAATCAGTTCCATATGCAGTAGGCGGCAGCCTAATGTGGGAGTTTTTTATGGAAAATGAACCTCCTTCTTATAATGATCTTGTAAATACTTCTGTAACCGGCATAACATTTGGCGAAATTTCCTATCGCGTTTCAAACTTAATTATTGATGAGAGTGCAACTGGATTTGAAAGATTTTTTCGAGAGTTAACTTCTACCGTAATAAATCCCATGCATGGATTCAACCGTCTTATTAAAGGAGATATGTGGAGGTCTGGAACATCTAATAATCCACAAAATTATAAAATAGTTATTTCAACCGGAGCTCATAATGTGTTTTTCGAAAATGATATTAGTAAAACTTATGCAGCGTTTAGAGCTAATCTGATTTACGGAAATATTAATGATGTAAAAAATCATAAATCTCCTTTTGATTATTTCTCGCTTCACGGTGAAGTTAATATTGCCGAAGGTGATGATATTATAGGAATATTTGCAAGTGGTGTTCTTACGGATAAAAAAGTAAATCTTTTTAATAACTCCAACAACATAATTGGTCTGTATAAAGAGGTTGATTTTTTGAGTAATCAAGTATACAAATTAACAGCTACAAGTCTTACCGGAAAATTAATAAATCGCATCGACATTTCATCATTAGTTGAGATGGAAAACAATATAACCGCATCGGGAATATTGATGGGGGGTACAAACTCAGAATATGCTGCCGAAGAAGGAAAAGATTATAATCTCGGTCCCGGTGCAAGTGGAAGTATCGGTATTAAATTCTTATTTGATGATTTCGCGGAAGTTTATTCAAACTATAAAAGATATTGGATCCATACACTTGCCGGAGCCGACGGGGAGGAATTTGTCGGTTTGCTTATGACCGGTATAAATTATCACATATTTGAAAAAACCACACTCGGACTAGAATTCCTTCTTTATGAACGTTACGGCGAATATGAAAAATATCCTGATTACAGTAGCTCGAATGCTGCATTGAGATTTTATGTCAAGTACTCGATTTAA
- a CDS encoding type IV toxin-antitoxin system AbiEi family antitoxin domain-containing protein produces the protein MDKINQLLREWERGTIKLSSHLRGMGYQKDLLKKYKESNWLESLGYGAYKLSGDQVGWYSGIEALQNQKSSNIHPGGKSALELKGYAHYIRHGEQSIRIFGNHKENLPAWFKNQEWSKSITFTQTKLFDYNDGELYTIVTLEGVELKISIPEMAVMELLFEIPKNQTFDEAVKIMENLMTLRPKKVQYLLENCNSVKVKRIFMWMAEKLDHNWVVDLDITRIDFGKGDRMIVRDGTFNKKYGITVPREYKSW, from the coding sequence ATGGATAAAATAAATCAATTATTGAGAGAGTGGGAAAGAGGAACTATAAAGTTATCTTCTCATTTGCGAGGAATGGGGTATCAGAAAGACCTTCTCAAAAAATATAAAGAAAGTAATTGGCTGGAATCTTTGGGGTACGGGGCATACAAATTATCCGGAGATCAGGTTGGATGGTATAGCGGAATAGAGGCTTTGCAAAATCAAAAGTCCAGTAATATACATCCGGGAGGTAAAAGTGCACTTGAATTAAAAGGCTATGCTCATTACATCAGACATGGCGAACAAAGTATAAGAATATTTGGAAACCACAAAGAAAACTTACCAGCATGGTTTAAAAATCAAGAGTGGAGCAAATCTATAACATTTACTCAAACTAAGTTGTTCGACTATAATGATGGAGAATTATATACAATTGTAACATTGGAAGGAGTTGAGCTTAAAATCTCAATACCTGAAATGGCAGTTATGGAATTGCTATTTGAAATACCTAAGAATCAAACATTTGATGAAGCAGTAAAAATAATGGAAAACTTAATGACCCTAAGACCGAAAAAAGTACAGTACCTGCTTGAGAATTGTAACTCTGTAAAAGTAAAACGAATATTTATGTGGATGGCTGAGAAACTAGATCACAATTGGGTAGTCGACCTTGATATAACAAGAATAGATTTCGGTAAAGGAGATAGAATGATAGTCAGAGACGGAACATTTAATAAAAAGTATGGAATCACTGTGCCGCGAGAATATAAAAGTTGGTAG
- a CDS encoding endonuclease/exonuclease/phosphatase family protein — MSKKRIIHIIKSIINNLIKVPAVFVMLIILISVIDKIGLPVYNSIFYGFDYLPPLWLTVVALPVFALRTILGYRRSASVFLAILIMHIAISGEINFRGLTNSQPKQSSGANNISVAAVNVQYYSKGFRSVIEGIKKINADVVLLTENVLTDKQAEIFDSIAFPYKAITGRPESSAILTKYPIQTFKEIEFPSYQASLSSGNDIDTLHRNPHRAFLHAVIDVNGTSVNIISMRLLGGRPKDNSLFESLRWSKYLIDTHQMEGDFIIDYIKTINGPVVFGGDFNAHPSSSTIKKFNKIADDSYSVSNSLLGNTFRPPFPSLRIDYLFSANGVIPVRYKKLNIILSDHYPVYADFIINNYGNN; from the coding sequence ATGAGTAAGAAAAGAATAATACATATTATAAAATCAATCATTAACAATCTTATTAAGGTGCCGGCTGTTTTTGTAATGTTGATAATCTTAATCTCAGTGATCGATAAAATAGGTCTCCCAGTCTATAATTCGATCTTCTATGGATTTGATTATCTACCTCCATTGTGGTTAACTGTAGTTGCTTTACCGGTCTTTGCCCTCAGGACTATATTAGGCTACAGGAGGTCGGCATCTGTTTTTTTAGCAATACTAATTATGCACATTGCAATTAGCGGGGAAATTAATTTTAGGGGATTGACCAATTCTCAACCAAAACAATCCTCTGGTGCAAATAATATTTCTGTTGCTGCCGTTAATGTCCAATATTATTCAAAAGGTTTTCGTAGTGTAATCGAAGGGATCAAGAAAATTAATGCTGATGTAGTTTTGCTAACAGAGAATGTACTTACTGATAAGCAAGCTGAAATTTTTGATTCCATTGCGTTCCCTTACAAAGCAATAACCGGACGTCCTGAGTCATCTGCAATTCTAACTAAATATCCAATACAAACTTTTAAAGAAATAGAATTTCCAAGTTATCAAGCATCCTTAAGCAGTGGAAACGATATTGATACGCTCCATCGAAACCCCCATCGTGCATTTTTACACGCGGTTATTGATGTTAACGGAACGTCGGTGAATATTATTTCAATGAGATTGCTTGGCGGTAGACCTAAAGATAACAGCTTATTTGAATCGTTGCGTTGGAGTAAATATTTAATTGATACACATCAAATGGAGGGTGATTTCATTATTGATTATATAAAAACAATAAACGGACCGGTGGTTTTCGGCGGAGATTTTAATGCTCATCCAAGTTCAAGCACAATAAAGAAATTCAATAAAATAGCAGATGACAGTTACTCGGTTTCAAATTCTTTGCTTGGTAATACATTTAGACCCCCGTTCCCATCCTTGCGTATAGATTATCTTTTCTCTGCTAATGGAGTAATACCCGTACGATATAAAAAATTAAATATTATTCTGTCAGATCATTACCCGGTCTATGCGGATTTTATAATTAACAATTACGGAAATAATTAG
- a CDS encoding acyloxyacyl hydrolase produces the protein MKNKIIYTSLIIRSMFLIVFVSNGFAQQVHYGVRTGINDTHKKDLDLSVYEVYLHTVPPIYSMTDNIFDPLDISFEMALGVVRDKANSSLLFSIGPTLSIINYKDIFSVSTGLKPSLMTNHIFNNFDLGGAFNFKSHIALAVSPTTEIELGYRFEHMSNAGLYEKNPGLNIHYIEVVYVL, from the coding sequence ATGAAAAATAAAATTATATATACTTCCTTAATAATAAGGTCAATGTTTTTGATTGTGTTTGTTTCGAATGGCTTTGCACAGCAAGTACATTATGGTGTAAGAACGGGGATAAATGATACACATAAAAAAGATTTGGACTTATCTGTGTATGAAGTCTATTTACATACAGTTCCTCCAATATATTCAATGACGGATAATATTTTCGATCCGCTCGATATCTCTTTCGAAATGGCTCTTGGTGTTGTAAGGGATAAAGCAAACAGTTCATTATTGTTTTCAATTGGTCCAACATTAAGCATAATTAACTATAAAGATATTTTCTCAGTTTCAACCGGTCTCAAACCCAGCTTAATGACTAATCATATATTCAACAATTTTGATCTCGGCGGAGCATTCAATTTCAAAAGTCATATAGCATTAGCTGTTTCTCCCACTACTGAAATTGAATTAGGCTATCGGTTTGAGCACATGTCCAATGCTGGCTTATATGAAAAAAATCCCGGTTTAAATATTCACTATATCGAAGTCGTTTATGTGCTGTAA
- a CDS encoding MMPL family transporter, producing the protein MIENSRMETDLDEYMPYDHPAFVFSDQAEEIFDINDGILIAVENKAGIYNPSTLKKIKDLTRELQKMEEINKDDVTSLYTAENIVGTEGSLDVKDFYDKIPQTEEELKQLQSDVRSNDMVFKRIVSENEKIALIVAAIDDDVFTIEFYHEVLNLAHSYEGPEKLHVAGVPIVEGTLAYLAPKDMMIMVPIVIVVIILVLYFVMRSVRNTIFTLLVVLFSTIWAFGLMAVIGIPIYSVSTMMPVMLIAIGVADGIHLYSHLDLYLFEHPDANKLDAVKDMIKEMWKPIVMTSVTTAVGFISLLTSEVYPIKYFGLFTAFGVMMAMVFSLVLIPAAIIVFGLPRRKVHHEKSKEESGKFSYKFAEWTVKFKLLVISVTAFIIVVSVIEINEVWINSSFLDKFEKDSDIVQTDAFINQHFGGTNTLNVILDSDEHDKFKEPEVQRLIDKMQKDVESIDVVGNSFSLADYIKRMNKVMNADNDAYNTIPESQNLIAQYLLLYEMSGDPDNLWKVVDYDYKKANVNVQLKSDNSKEVNRAIEKLDEYKDDFANYNINIEYAGSGYKALVFTDLILEGQINSLLLSLLIIIVLLSIMFKKISIGLIGSIPITITAIISFGLMGIFNIPLSTTTALISSIAVGIGIDYAVHFIERYKIYALESGDKELTIKETMHHSGRAISFNAVVVIAGFLVLLFSVFPPNRSLGALVSLNMFTSFIGTVTIMFLVLYKSNVYFKKKRNADENK; encoded by the coding sequence ATGATAGAAAATTCGAGAATGGAAACCGATCTTGATGAATATATGCCGTATGATCATCCCGCATTTGTTTTCAGTGATCAAGCCGAAGAGATATTCGATATTAATGACGGTATATTGATCGCGGTCGAAAATAAAGCAGGAATATATAATCCCTCTACATTAAAGAAAATAAAAGATCTTACTCGCGAACTTCAAAAGATGGAGGAGATTAATAAAGATGATGTTACTTCACTGTATACTGCTGAAAATATTGTCGGAACCGAAGGGAGTCTGGATGTAAAAGATTTTTACGATAAGATTCCTCAAACCGAAGAAGAATTAAAGCAATTGCAATCGGATGTTCGAAGCAATGATATGGTTTTTAAGCGAATTGTATCGGAAAATGAAAAGATAGCGCTCATTGTTGCGGCAATAGATGATGATGTTTTTACAATCGAATTTTATCATGAGGTATTGAATTTAGCGCATTCTTATGAAGGACCCGAAAAGCTACATGTAGCTGGCGTTCCGATAGTTGAAGGAACTCTTGCTTATCTCGCCCCGAAAGATATGATGATAATGGTGCCTATTGTAATAGTTGTTATAATACTTGTGCTTTATTTTGTTATGCGAAGTGTAAGAAATACGATCTTCACCTTACTCGTAGTTCTATTTAGCACAATTTGGGCTTTCGGATTAATGGCGGTTATCGGGATTCCTATTTACTCGGTTTCGACAATGATGCCAGTTATGCTTATTGCAATAGGTGTTGCGGATGGCATCCACCTTTATAGCCATCTTGATCTCTATCTATTTGAGCATCCCGATGCAAATAAGTTAGATGCAGTAAAAGACATGATCAAAGAGATGTGGAAACCGATTGTCATGACTTCCGTTACAACAGCAGTCGGATTTATCTCGCTTTTGACATCCGAAGTCTATCCAATCAAATATTTTGGATTGTTTACTGCATTCGGAGTCATGATGGCAATGGTATTTTCGCTTGTTTTGATTCCTGCTGCAATAATTGTATTCGGATTGCCGAGAAGAAAAGTTCATCATGAAAAATCAAAAGAAGAAAGCGGAAAATTCTCCTATAAGTTTGCCGAGTGGACGGTAAAATTCAAGCTTCTTGTAATTTCGGTTACCGCTTTTATTATAGTTGTCTCGGTAATTGAGATAAATGAAGTTTGGATCAACTCAAGTTTTCTCGACAAGTTTGAAAAAGACAGCGATATAGTTCAAACAGATGCATTTATAAATCAACACTTCGGCGGTACAAATACACTAAATGTGATTCTCGATTCGGATGAACACGATAAATTCAAAGAACCTGAAGTTCAACGGTTAATCGACAAAATGCAGAAAGACGTCGAATCGATTGATGTGGTAGGTAATTCATTTTCATTGGCGGATTACATAAAAAGAATGAACAAAGTAATGAACGCTGATAATGATGCCTATAACACCATACCCGAGTCCCAAAATTTGATTGCTCAATATCTACTTCTTTACGAAATGTCCGGCGACCCGGATAATCTTTGGAAAGTTGTCGACTACGATTACAAAAAGGCAAATGTGAATGTTCAACTAAAGAGTGATAATTCGAAAGAAGTAAACCGCGCAATTGAAAAACTCGATGAGTATAAAGATGATTTCGCAAACTATAATATAAATATTGAATATGCCGGATCGGGTTATAAAGCTCTCGTATTTACCGATCTTATTTTGGAAGGACAGATTAACAGCCTTCTCCTTTCATTGTTAATTATAATTGTACTTCTTTCAATTATGTTCAAGAAAATCTCAATCGGCTTAATCGGGTCCATCCCAATCACTATAACTGCAATCATCAGTTTCGGACTGATGGGAATATTCAACATACCTTTAAGCACAACAACGGCATTAATTTCAAGTATTGCGGTTGGTATAGGAATTGACTACGCGGTTCACTTTATCGAGAGATATAAAATTTACGCGCTCGAATCGGGGGATAAAGAATTAACAATTAAAGAAACGATGCATCATTCCGGAAGAGCAATAAGCTTTAATGCTGTTGTAGTGATAGCAGGTTTCTTAGTCCTATTGTTTTCCGTATTTCCGCCAAACAGATCTCTTGGTGCGTTAGTCTCCCTCAATATGTTTACAAGCTTCATCGGTACAGTTACAATAATGTTCTTAGTTCTTTATAAATCAAACGTGTATTTCAAAAAGAAAAGGAATGCTGATGAGAACAAATAA
- a CDS encoding TetR/AcrR family transcriptional regulator, translating into MTKKEIQKYLAERFQAEGFQNIPVDEIASELKISKKTIYTEFENKYMLIDNTISKMLNEAYGDVIYIVANESPFIEKFYTIFDIVKKNLKAFDDISLLELKRSYPEIWIKVARFRKYNIIPLLRLLITSGIKKGVLNDYPAELYLKLIYGAITEVTRRNTKHFECELDQLLKIVLNGALTKKGKRFLNYKLVPLN; encoded by the coding sequence ATGACTAAAAAAGAAATTCAAAAATATCTAGCAGAAAGGTTTCAAGCTGAAGGTTTTCAAAATATTCCCGTTGACGAGATAGCATCGGAGCTTAAGATTAGTAAAAAAACTATCTATACAGAATTTGAAAACAAATATATGTTAATTGATAACACTATATCGAAGATGCTTAACGAAGCTTATGGTGATGTAATTTATATCGTGGCAAATGAATCTCCATTCATTGAAAAGTTCTATACAATATTTGACATCGTCAAAAAAAATCTAAAGGCCTTTGATGATATTTCGCTTTTAGAGTTGAAACGCTCTTATCCCGAAATCTGGATTAAGGTTGCACGGTTTCGTAAATACAATATCATACCGCTGCTTCGTTTGTTGATAACTAGCGGAATAAAAAAAGGCGTGCTCAACGATTACCCGGCAGAACTTTATCTCAAACTAATCTACGGTGCAATAACCGAAGTTACCAGAAGGAATACTAAACATTTTGAATGCGAACTTGATCAGTTACTGAAGATCGTTCTGAACGGCGCTCTTACCAAGAAAGGAAAGAGATTTTTAAACTATAAGTTAGTTCCACTAAACTAA
- a CDS encoding outer membrane lipoprotein-sorting protein, whose protein sequence is MKLTKIIMTLLVFALGMTIHAQENLTGQKIVENVYYRETGEDATSELTMTLINSRGDERVREIQQFSKDYGKEEKSIMFFLSPADVRNTSFMNWSYDEEGKDDDQWIYLPALKKVKRISSDSKSDYFMGSDFTYDDLGDRHPSEDTHKLIREEKLNGEECYVIESIPKEENYMYSKTFVWVSKDKWIGLKKEFYDEDGDHLKNLTVEKYDKIDGFWTILHSEMHNIQKDHKTIMKLKEVKLNTGIDDSMFTERMMKRGI, encoded by the coding sequence ATGAAACTCACAAAAATAATAATGACATTACTGGTATTTGCCCTTGGAATGACGATACATGCCCAGGAAAATTTAACCGGACAGAAAATCGTCGAAAACGTTTATTACCGTGAAACCGGTGAAGATGCTACATCAGAATTAACTATGACACTGATCAATTCACGCGGTGATGAAAGAGTCCGTGAAATTCAGCAATTCAGCAAAGACTATGGTAAAGAAGAAAAAAGTATAATGTTCTTTCTTTCACCTGCTGATGTGCGAAATACTTCATTCATGAACTGGAGTTATGATGAAGAAGGCAAAGATGATGATCAGTGGATTTATCTCCCTGCGCTTAAAAAAGTTAAGCGAATTTCAAGCGACAGTAAAAGCGATTACTTTATGGGATCAGACTTTACATATGATGATCTCGGAGACCGTCATCCATCAGAAGATACTCATAAACTTATACGTGAGGAAAAACTTAATGGAGAGGAATGCTATGTAATTGAAAGCATTCCAAAAGAAGAAAACTATATGTATTCGAAAACATTTGTATGGGTAAGTAAAGACAAATGGATCGGACTAAAAAAGGAGTTTTATGACGAAGACGGGGATCATCTAAAGAATCTTACCGTCGAAAAGTATGATAAGATTGACGGTTTTTGGACGATACTTCATTCTGAAATGCACAATATTCAAAAAGATCACAAAACTATAATGAAACTAAAAGAGGTAAAACTGAACACCGGCATTGATGATAGCATGTTTACAGAAAGAATGATGAAGCGAGGTATCTAA